Proteins co-encoded in one Pseudorhizobium banfieldiae genomic window:
- a CDS encoding DUF4212 domain-containing protein, whose product MTDKSSSNAYWAANIRIITICLVIWAIVSYGFGILLRPMLSGIPIGGTDLGFWFAQQGSIIVFIALIFYYAAYMNRLDREFGVDEQ is encoded by the coding sequence GTGACGGACAAATCATCGTCCAATGCCTATTGGGCAGCAAATATTCGCATCATCACCATCTGCTTGGTGATCTGGGCGATTGTATCCTACGGCTTCGGCATCCTTTTGCGTCCCATGCTTTCGGGGATCCCGATCGGGGGGACCGATCTGGGCTTCTGGTTCGCGCAGCAGGGCTCGATCATCGTCTTCATCGCGCTGATTTTCTACTACGCAGCCTACATGAACCGGCTCGATCGCGAGTTCGGCGTGGACGAGCAGTAA
- a CDS encoding TRAP transporter large permease, producing MNVEVGFYGVGILLLLLLLRVPVALAMIAVSFGGIASLLGIRPALGIVTSTPYSFVASWTMSAVPMFLLMGFVAFHAGLTASLFGAAKAILWRVPGGLAISSIFACTGFATVSGSSIACAAAMGRIAIPEMVGAGYRPSFAAGSIAAGGTIGALIPPSILMIIYGVFAETSITQVFIGGIGVGLLTALFYCLVVLGFWWLRPDVVPRNSAGTFREAGGLPAILRIWPLAILVVLVFGGLFSGYFTATEAGAVGAGGAILLSLVTGKLTTHVLRTSLLETLTTCASLFIIGIGASMFTRFLGITGLSGFIGSMVAGSELGYVELMCIIVLIYLVLGMFMEPFGAMLVTLPVLLPLLKAEGISLVWFGVFVVKMLEIGMITPPVGLNVFVIRNVASSYVTVIQIFRGIVPFLLADILVVAAVIAFPGVILSLPLLLQ from the coding sequence ATGAATGTCGAGGTTGGTTTCTACGGCGTCGGCATCCTGCTGCTGCTCCTGCTGTTGCGCGTACCCGTGGCGCTCGCCATGATCGCTGTTTCCTTTGGCGGCATTGCCAGCCTCCTCGGCATCAGGCCGGCCCTCGGCATCGTCACCTCGACACCTTACAGCTTTGTCGCCAGTTGGACGATGAGCGCCGTCCCGATGTTCCTGCTCATGGGCTTCGTCGCCTTTCACGCCGGGCTGACCGCCAGCCTGTTCGGCGCCGCCAAGGCGATCCTGTGGCGGGTACCGGGAGGGTTGGCCATCTCCTCCATCTTCGCCTGCACCGGGTTTGCGACCGTCTCCGGCTCTTCGATCGCCTGTGCGGCCGCCATGGGGCGGATCGCCATTCCGGAAATGGTCGGGGCCGGCTACAGGCCAAGCTTCGCGGCGGGTTCGATTGCAGCGGGCGGAACGATCGGCGCGCTGATCCCCCCGTCCATCCTGATGATCATCTACGGCGTCTTTGCCGAAACCTCGATAACCCAGGTCTTCATCGGCGGCATTGGCGTCGGTCTGTTGACCGCTCTGTTCTATTGCCTGGTGGTGCTGGGTTTCTGGTGGCTGCGACCTGACGTGGTACCACGCAACAGCGCCGGCACCTTCCGCGAAGCCGGCGGGCTGCCGGCAATCTTGAGGATCTGGCCGCTCGCAATCCTCGTGGTTCTCGTGTTCGGCGGACTGTTTTCCGGCTATTTCACAGCGACGGAGGCGGGCGCAGTCGGCGCCGGCGGCGCGATCCTTCTATCGCTGGTGACGGGCAAGCTCACCACGCACGTTCTGCGTACATCACTGCTCGAGACGCTGACGACCTGCGCTTCGCTCTTCATCATCGGCATCGGCGCGTCCATGTTCACCCGCTTCCTCGGGATTACGGGGCTGTCCGGCTTCATCGGTTCGATGGTCGCCGGATCGGAGCTCGGCTACGTCGAGCTGATGTGCATCATCGTGCTGATCTACCTCGTTCTAGGCATGTTCATGGAACCTTTCGGGGCCATGCTGGTAACGCTTCCGGTTCTGCTGCCGTTACTGAAGGCGGAAGGGATCAGCCTTGTCTGGTTCGGCGTCTTCGTCGTCAAGATGCTTGAGATCGGCATGATCACGCCACCCGTGGGGCTGAACGTCTTCGTCATCAGGAACGTCGCATCCAGCTACGTTACCGTCATCCAGATCTTCCGGGGTATAGTGCCCTTCCTTTTAGCGGACATATTGGTGGTCGCGGCGGTCATAGCCTTTCCCGGTGTCATCCTTAGCCTCCCGCTGCTATTGCAATAA
- a CDS encoding DUF294 nucleotidyltransferase-like domain-containing protein, producing MGVETHDIAGFLQTVHPYDSLPRDELDRLTPRFECRHVSGGDQIYSRGEPLPGLFLIMEGSVEVRDASGTVISQLFPRNSLGERGLLADGRAATTANALSDAILLVLPTAEFKRLMLEQAVYARFFTRGRTNDLRRADVTMRKVGELMSAPPLTCSPEDSVRHAAEIMRDGRVSSLGVVDGDRLVGLVTTRDLTSRVLAQGLDPIHTRVGAIMTAEPLTLSESHLGSDVLNLMLEKRIGHLPIVSGGRLTGMITQTDLTRFQALSSAILIREIASAEGVAELRAVTAKIPQLLVQLVGGNNAHHVVTRLITDITDAVTRRLVAFAEADLGPPPVPYLWLACGSQGRQEQTGVSDQDNCIFIDDSFQESQRPWFEKLARFVSHNLDACGYFFCPGDMMATNRRWCQPVSVWKGYFGSWIREPEPTAQMLASVMFDLRPIVGETQLYQDLQAETLAQASRNSLFVAHMISNSLKHAPPLGLLRGFATVRVGEHRNQIDMKHSGVVPVIDLARVYALTGRLTPVNTRARLLAAEDAGIISSAGGRDLIAAYDLIADFRLRNQANQIKAGERPNNYLGPYEFGDFERSHLRDAFVVVRTMQSALANSGSAPV from the coding sequence ATGGGTGTAGAAACCCACGACATAGCGGGATTTCTGCAAACAGTTCATCCCTATGACAGCCTACCCCGGGACGAACTCGACAGACTGACGCCGCGCTTCGAATGTCGCCATGTGTCTGGCGGAGATCAGATTTATTCCCGCGGTGAGCCGCTGCCCGGTCTCTTCCTCATCATGGAAGGTAGCGTCGAGGTTCGCGACGCGTCCGGCACGGTGATCTCGCAGCTTTTCCCTAGAAACTCGCTTGGTGAACGAGGTTTGCTGGCCGATGGCCGCGCCGCGACGACCGCCAATGCGCTGTCAGATGCGATCCTGCTTGTTCTGCCGACGGCCGAGTTCAAGAGGCTGATGCTGGAACAGGCTGTCTATGCCCGCTTCTTCACCCGCGGACGCACCAACGACCTTCGACGCGCTGACGTGACGATGCGGAAGGTCGGCGAACTGATGTCGGCGCCACCGCTCACGTGTTCGCCCGAAGACAGCGTACGCCACGCCGCTGAGATCATGCGGGACGGAAGGGTCTCGAGCCTGGGCGTCGTCGATGGCGACCGCCTTGTCGGTCTGGTGACGACCCGCGACCTGACCTCTCGCGTCCTTGCCCAGGGGCTTGATCCGATCCACACGAGGGTCGGCGCGATCATGACCGCGGAGCCACTAACCCTCTCGGAAAGCCACCTGGGGTCGGATGTTCTCAATCTGATGCTGGAGAAGAGGATCGGACACCTTCCGATCGTCAGCGGTGGACGCCTGACGGGGATGATCACCCAGACGGACCTGACGCGGTTCCAGGCGCTCTCCTCGGCGATCCTCATCCGGGAGATCGCCAGTGCGGAAGGCGTGGCCGAGCTTCGTGCGGTGACGGCGAAGATCCCGCAGCTGCTGGTTCAGTTGGTTGGGGGCAACAATGCACATCACGTGGTCACGCGGCTGATCACGGACATCACGGATGCGGTGACGCGCCGACTTGTAGCGTTTGCGGAGGCGGATCTCGGCCCACCCCCGGTCCCCTATCTGTGGCTTGCCTGTGGCAGCCAGGGCCGCCAGGAACAGACGGGTGTCAGCGACCAGGACAACTGCATCTTCATTGACGACAGTTTTCAGGAAAGCCAGCGCCCGTGGTTCGAAAAGCTTGCCCGCTTCGTCAGCCATAACCTGGATGCCTGCGGCTATTTCTTCTGCCCCGGCGACATGATGGCGACCAATCGCCGGTGGTGTCAGCCGGTCAGCGTGTGGAAGGGATATTTCGGGAGCTGGATCCGGGAGCCGGAGCCGACGGCCCAGATGCTCGCGAGCGTCATGTTCGACCTGCGGCCAATCGTTGGGGAAACACAGCTCTACCAGGACCTGCAGGCCGAGACCCTGGCGCAGGCGAGTCGGAACTCGCTATTCGTCGCTCACATGATCAGCAACTCCCTGAAGCATGCGCCGCCGCTCGGCTTGCTGCGAGGATTTGCGACCGTCCGGGTAGGTGAACATCGCAACCAGATCGACATGAAGCACAGTGGCGTCGTTCCAGTGATCGACCTTGCCCGTGTCTATGCGCTGACGGGACGGCTGACCCCGGTCAATACCCGCGCGCGCCTGCTCGCGGCCGAGGACGCGGGGATTATCTCCAGCGCCGGAGGGCGGGATCTGATTGCCGCCTATGATCTGATTGCCGACTTCCGATTGCGCAACCAGGCAAACCAGATCAAGGCTGGCGAAAGGCCAAACAATTATCTCGGACCCTATGAGTTCGGAGATTTCGAGAGGTCGCACTTGCGAGACGCCTTCGTGGTGGTGCGGACCATGCAGTCTGCGCTCGCCAATTCTGGAAGTGCTCCGGTGTAA
- a CDS encoding sodium:solute symporter family protein, with translation MDQYTLNLLIVGASFALYIGIAIWARAGSTAEFYAANRGVNPVMNGMATAADWMSAASFISMAGLIAGVGYANSTYLMGWTGGYVLLALLLAPYLRKFGKYTVPQFIGDRFYSQSARLVAVICLIIISVTYVIGQMTGAGVAFSRFLEVNVSTGLWIASAVVFVYAVLGGMKGITYTQVAQYVVLIIAYTIPAIFISMQLTGNPLPWLGLFSTHTESSLPLLQKLDQVVTDLGFTAYTAQGSLLNMTLFTLSLMIGTAGLPHVIIRFFTVPKVADARWSAGWALVFIALLYLTAPAVGAMARLNIIDTIFPNGPQEQAVEYEQRPDWMRNWETTGLLKFEDKNGDGRIQYYNDKAAGFTETATQRGWSGNELTINNDILVLANPEIAQLPGWVIGLIAAGGLAAALSTAAGLLLAISSAISHDLVKDWLVPNISEKGELMVARISMAGAILVATLLGLNPPGFAAQTVALAFGLAAASIFPVLMMGIFSKRINSAGATLGMLVGLIVTCLYLFAYLGWFFIPGTNMLENVPANYLFGIPPTAFGPIGALLNFGTAYVVSMMTQAPPQHVQDLVESIRVPRGAGAATHH, from the coding sequence ATGGACCAGTATACACTCAACCTGCTGATCGTGGGCGCATCCTTCGCGCTCTATATCGGCATCGCAATCTGGGCCCGGGCGGGCTCTACCGCTGAATTCTACGCCGCCAACCGCGGCGTTAACCCGGTCATGAACGGCATGGCCACCGCCGCTGACTGGATGTCGGCTGCATCCTTCATCTCGATGGCCGGCCTGATCGCCGGCGTCGGCTACGCCAACTCCACCTACCTCATGGGCTGGACCGGCGGCTACGTCCTGCTCGCGCTCCTGCTTGCTCCGTATCTTCGCAAATTCGGCAAGTACACGGTGCCACAGTTCATCGGGGACCGCTTCTACAGCCAGTCGGCCCGCCTGGTTGCGGTCATCTGCCTCATCATCATCTCGGTCACCTACGTTATCGGCCAGATGACCGGTGCCGGCGTCGCCTTCTCGCGCTTCCTCGAAGTCAATGTCTCGACCGGTCTGTGGATCGCGTCCGCCGTGGTCTTCGTGTATGCCGTTCTCGGCGGTATGAAGGGCATCACCTACACGCAGGTCGCCCAGTACGTCGTGCTGATTATTGCCTATACGATTCCGGCGATCTTTATCTCGATGCAGTTGACGGGCAATCCGCTTCCCTGGCTAGGCCTGTTCTCGACCCATACGGAATCGAGCCTGCCGCTGCTTCAGAAGCTCGACCAGGTCGTGACCGACCTCGGCTTCACCGCCTACACCGCTCAGGGTTCCCTACTCAACATGACCCTGTTCACGCTGTCGCTGATGATCGGTACGGCTGGCCTGCCGCACGTCATCATCCGCTTCTTCACCGTGCCGAAGGTGGCCGATGCCCGCTGGTCGGCTGGCTGGGCGCTGGTGTTCATCGCGCTTCTCTACCTCACGGCTCCGGCCGTCGGTGCCATGGCGCGCCTCAACATCATCGACACCATCTTCCCGAACGGCCCGCAGGAGCAGGCGGTGGAATACGAGCAGCGGCCTGACTGGATGCGCAACTGGGAAACCACCGGTCTGCTGAAGTTCGAGGACAAGAACGGTGACGGCCGCATCCAGTACTACAACGATAAGGCAGCAGGCTTCACCGAAACTGCCACTCAGCGTGGCTGGTCTGGCAATGAGCTCACCATCAACAACGATATCCTGGTTCTCGCCAACCCGGAAATCGCGCAGCTTCCGGGCTGGGTCATTGGTCTGATCGCAGCCGGCGGTCTTGCCGCCGCTCTGTCGACGGCCGCCGGTCTCCTGCTCGCCATCTCGTCGGCTATCAGCCACGACCTGGTGAAGGACTGGCTCGTCCCGAACATTTCGGAAAAGGGCGAACTGATGGTCGCGCGCATCTCGATGGCCGGCGCGATCCTCGTGGCTACCCTGCTGGGTCTCAACCCGCCGGGTTTCGCCGCACAGACCGTGGCACTCGCCTTCGGTCTTGCTGCAGCGAGCATCTTCCCGGTTCTGATGATGGGCATCTTCTCGAAGCGCATCAACTCAGCCGGTGCCACCCTCGGCATGCTGGTCGGTCTGATCGTGACTTGCCTCTACTTGTTCGCTTACCTGGGCTGGTTCTTCATCCCCGGCACGAACATGCTCGAGAACGTTCCGGCCAACTACCTGTTCGGCATTCCGCCGACGGCGTTCGGCCCGATCGGTGCGCTCTTGAACTTCGGCACCGCCTATGTCGTCTCGATGATGACGCAGGCACCGCCGCAGCACGTGCAGGATCTCGTCGAGTCGATCCGCGTACCTCGCGGTGCGGGTGCGGCGACCCACCACTAA